DNA from Helicobacter sp. 11S03491-1:
TTATATTCCTATGCCGCTAACTACAGATTTTCAACAGCCAAGCAATATGAAAATATGGGGTAATTATGACTTTTATAAAACTTACCGCCAAAACAATGTTCCTATTATTTATGCCCAATATAGCTTCAAGCCAAAACCAAAAATTATTTCGATACAAACAGATATTTTACTTTCTCCAAGGGCATCCCAAGAGAATCTGGAGAATCCTGAAAAATTTCTTCAATCTAGTCGATATATTCGCACAGATGGCATAATCAAACAGCTTGCCTCAAAATTTCAAGACAAAAATGAAGAAAAAACAATCCACAATATCTATGGATACTTAAAGCATCACCTCCATTACCAACAAGCAAAAAATATTGAAGGTATCCGAAATATCCACACCAAAAATGCAGCCATCATTTTTCCGGGTGAAAATGTCAGCGCAACAACCCTGTTTGTTTCTTTGTGCAGAGCTTGTAAAATACCTGCCAGAGAAGCACTGGGGATTGAGTTAGGCAATCCTTCAGCCTCTATTGTCACCAAAGCAGAAGTTTTCTTCAAACAAAATGGTTGGATACCCTATGACATTATTGCCTCTATAAAAAACCCTCATTATGATGGCAGAGGGAAATGGGAAGAAAATTTTGTTCTTCTAAATTACCAAAAAGATATTCAAATTGAAAAGTATATTATTAGTTCTTTTGGAAGTGCTTTTGGACTTGTAGATGGAGATAACCTGAATTATTATGAGAATAAAAAATTTATTAAAAATATTTCTTTTAAACATTTAAGTTAATTTTTATATTTTTATTATTAACTATATGGGAGAAGGGGATGATAAAAAATAATTTATCAAACAATAACCCCCCCGCCCAAGACTCTATCATCTTGATACACGACCAAAGCCTGTCCTTTTGCTACTCCATAGACAGGTTCTTTAAGCTCTGCAATAATTTTATCTCCTATTATTAAGATTTTAGCCTCTGAAGGTGTGCTGCGATAACGAATCTTTACTTTATATTCACCCCCATTAAAACTCTCTAATAAAGATTTATTAATGGCTTCTACATAAGAAGTGGCAAGATCTTCTTTCTTGCCTACAATGATTTCGTTCTCTTTAGGATTGATTTTAACAACAAAATGGGGTTCATGAGCACCTTTAACGCTAAATCCTTTTCGTTTTCCAATGGTATATTGCATATAACCTTTATGCTTCCCTACGATATTTCCGCCAATATCTTTTACAATCCCTTCTTGATCTACTTGTGTGTGTTTTTTGAGAATATCAATATAATCTGTTTCTACAAAACAAATTTCTTGAGATTCCTTATAAGTTTCCAAACTTCCTAACCATGGCATCACTTCAAATGCTTTGGGCTTTATTTCTTCTTTTAGCATATCCCCTAATGGAAAAATCAATCGATTGATAGCTTCTTGAGATATTGCGTATAAAAAATAACTTTGATCTTTGCTCTTATCTCTTGCCTCTTGAATTCTTTTAATACCTTCTACTTCTTTTATTCTTGCATAATGACCTGTGGCAATTTTTTCACAACCTGATTGGAGAGCGAAATCTAAAGCCAACCCAAACTTCATTAATGGATTACACAAAGCACATGGATTTGGTGTCTCTCCACGTTTATAAGAAGCGATAAATTCATTATAAACTACATCTTTAAACTCTTCTTGAGCATCTATAACTCTAAATTCAAAACCAAGATTTTCAGAAACTCTATGACAATTTCTCAAAAACATCTCATGTTTGATTTCTTTATTATGAAGTTTTAAATAAATCCCCAAAATTTCATAACCTTGAGATTTTAATAAATAAGCCGAATAGGAACTATCGACACCACCACTCATCAAAAGTGCAACTTTCATAAAATATCCTCTAAAAATTTAAATTTAATTTGTTTTTAAAATTAGCTAATGTATGATTCTTACGCCTATTTTATCTATATTTATTTTAATAGGAGTTGAAAATGAAGAAAAATATTTTTTCAGCCTTTTTGTTGGGTTGCATTTCAAGCTTCTTAGTAGCTCAGACCCCTACTCTTCCGGAGAATGAGACAAATCCAAGTCCAACATCCAATCCATCTAAGGGCAACAACATTACCGGTGGATTATTCTTTGGAGCAGCATTTGGTTTTAACAAAATTTACAACGACTTTACAATGCCGGCCGGTTTCCAAACCTATGAATTCAAAGACAGCAAAACAAATAGCGAAAATTTAGTCAGTTCTGATGGTTTTGCCTTTGAAGCAAAAATAGGCTTGATGAAAACTTTCAAAAATGTAGGGATTCGAGTCTATGGCTATTATGGAAAAGCGTATAACGCTTATGCCACTTTGGGCAATTCTCCAAAGGCTTATAATAGCGATAATTATATCCATTATGGGTATATTGATTCAGACTATTACGGAGGAATGTTCGATTTGATGATTGGCTCTTTTCAGTCCGATGATTTTGCGCCTTATTTTATGTTAGGCGGAGGGTATCAATTTACTCATTACGGACTTGCCGGAAGTATCTCATTAGGAGATATGAATGGAAATGATATAGATATATATCATACCGGAAATTCTGCTGAGTTAAGGACAAAATCTCCAGTTATTCATGTTGGATTTGGCGCCATGTCAGGCAAACATCACATAATTGAAATGGATTTGCGTCTTTTGTTTGATGCTCCAAAAATAGATTCTACGAGCAGTATTGGTTATGATACCAGTTATGTGCCTTTTGCCTCAACAAATTCGCCACTTCGCCACAAAGATGGCGATCTTATAAATATCACAAATCAATTCCTAAATGCGGCTTTATTGATGTCTTATTCTTATCTTTTCTAAAAAATATCCTAGAGTTTCTAAATTTTTATCAAAAACTGAAACTCTCTAAAATTTTATATTTACGATTTTTATGTTATCCATCACACATATGAATTTCTCATTTTATTCTTAGAATACTCTTAGAATTTAATAAATTAATTTATATTTATTATAATAATTTTGATAATATTTGATTTGATTATAAAGATTTTAAAATGAAATATATTTTTTATATAATTATTGTATTTTCAATTTCATTCTTTGACCTAAAAGCACAGGCACTTCAAGTCTCTTGTAAGCAAGAAAATAATCCCAATAAATATATTTCCAAGCAAACTACTACAAATGCCCCTCCTTCAGATAAAGTATTTGGAGAAAAAACATTAGGAGAATTTTATACAGGCACTTTGATGAGGATTTATGTTCTCAATGAAAATAAATCTAATCTGCCTGATAATTTTAGAATTACCCAACCTTCATTTGAGGCTAGAGTTAATGGAAAAAATAGATCTAAAACTTATAATCTATATGAAAACTTTTCCCCTGATAATAAAACCGACAATAATATTTATCATAACATGGATATATCCAATACAAAGACTTACCAAAGTAAGCCCGCTGATTTAGGCGTAGGGTTTATATGGCCACCCAATGTCAATTATCTCAATTCAGTGCCTGTTATTCTGCTAAAGCCAATCCGAAATTTCTAATATTTTTTTTATCACAATTTGGCATTCAAAAATGCTATCCTCAAGTTTCCAAATCCTTACTTAGCAATCTTATTTTATTGATGACCAAAAACTCTTTGAAATATTTTATCTGTATTCTTTGTATAATAAGCATAATCAAAGCATTCTTTAATTGCTTGCTCGCCTAATGCTTCCAGCAATTCATTATCTTGAAGTAAATATTGCAAATATAAACTTTCCCCTTTTTGATTAAAAACGCTTTTTCCGCACGCAAGATCATCCCAAACTTTCATAGCATTTCTTTGGACAATCTTATAGCTATCTTCTCTGCTGATGCCTTTTTTAGGCAGTTCAAGTAAAATTCTTTGAGAAAAAACCAAACCGCCTGTAAGATTAAGATTTTTCATCATATTTTCAGGATACACCACGAGTTTTTCAATCACTTCTTTTAGACGATAAAGCATGAAATCTGTCGTGATAAACCCATCAGGCAAAATAAATCTCTCAACAGAACTATGGCTAATATCACGCTCATGCCAAAGCGCTACATTTTCCATTGCAGGCAAAGCAAAGCTCCTGATCATCCGGCAAAGTCCTGTGATATTTTCACTCAAAACAGGATTACGTTTATGGGGCATTGCTGAACTACCCTTTTGACCAACAGAAAAAAATTCTTCTGCTTCATAAACCTCTGTGCGCTGATAATGCCTGATTGCCACAGCTATTTTTTCACAACTGCTTGCCAATAAAGCCAAATCACTCATCAACCTGGCATGCCGATCTCTTTGAATAATCTGATTGCTTATGGGCGCAGGTTTGAGTCCCAGATCTGCACATACTAACTCCTCTAATTCCATCGGAGTATGCGCCATATTGCCCATAGCCCCACTAATAGATCCTATAGAAATAACTTGCATTGTGCTATTTAAAGCTTCCAGATGCCTATTCATCTCATCATACCAAATAGCCAAAACCAATCCAAAAGTAATAGGCTCTCCATGAATGCCATGACTACGCCCCACCATTAAGGTATCTTTGTGTTCAAAAGCCCTCTTTTTTATCACCTCTGTGAGTGCCTTTATGTCTTCTAAAATAATTTTTAAGCTATCCCTCATTTGCAAAGCTAAAGCTGTATCAATGCAATCACTTGATGTAATTCCATAATGTACAAAACGAGATTCTTCCCCCAAACTTTCTGCTACAGAGGTAGTAAAAGCTATCAAATCATGTTTAGTAACTGCTTCAATAGTATTAATGCGTTCCACGTCAAATTTTGCATTTTTGCAAATTTTTTCACAATCTTCATCGCCAATAAGCCCCAACTTATTCCAACCTTTTACGACTGCTTTTTCGACCTCAAGCCATGAGGAATATTTTGCTTGCATGCTCCAGATATTCTTCATACATTCACGCCCGTATCTTTCAACCATAACTAATTCCTCAAAATATTTTTATATATTATAGATAATGAAGTCAAAAAATAGAATAAAAAAAAAGCCTGTAGAAAATTTAAATAAAAGCAATGAAGTCAAAGATTAAACTTTGGCTTCTTCTCTTCTTTGGAGATACTCCCATCGATCATTGACATTTTTTTGAAACTGCTCAAGAATATATTCATTTTCAGGTTTGAAAAGATGTTTAAATCTGCCTTGTGCTCCAAGATAATCTCTAACCGGAATAATATTTTTAGGACGATAAGTGATCCTAACCTCCACTCCGTTAATAATCTCAAACAATGGAAATACAAGACTATCTACGGCTAAATCACTCACTTCTACAGTTTGATTAGAATCAAACTTCCATTCAGTTGTGCAAGCACTCATAGCATTAATAAAAGTAGGTCCTTCTGTTTCAATGGCTTGTTTAATTTTTTTATTCATATCTTTCCATTTATTAGGTGCAACTTGTGCTACATAAGGAGAACCATGCGCTGCCATTACAAATAAAATATCTTTTTTTCTTTCTTTCTTTCCATAGCTAACTTTACCTGCCGGGGTTGTTGATGTACTTGCACCAATGGGGGTAGAACTGCTTCTTTGTCCTCCGGTGTTGGCATATACCTCATTATCCAAGCAAATATATGTCATATCATGTCCTCTCTCAAAACAACCACTTATCCATTGAAAACCGATATCATAGGTAGATCCGTCGCCTCCAAAAGCAACAAATTTAGGTCTTTGCCCATTATATTTACCCTTTTTAGCCAAAGCTCTATACATAGCCTCTACACCTGCAACAGCAGTCGAACCATTTTCAAATCCAATATGGATCCAAGGCACATCCCATGAAGTATAAGGATATACGGCTGTAGAAACCTCTACACACCCGGTCGAATTTCCCAAAACCAATGGTCCATCTACTACATTTAAAACTTCTCGAATAATCATTCCATGGGCACAGCCCGGACACAGAAGATGTGCTCCTTCAAATTTCTCTGCTGATTTGCTAAATTGTTTTAGATTTTTGACTTCATTTACCATTATTTTCTCCTTAGCAAAAGCTTAGTTTAGGACCTCTAAGCCCTATAAATTGTTGAGTTGGATGCGTGAGTTTAGCTGCCTTTGCATTTGCATCAAGCTCTTGATAGATTTTGACCAAATCTACTTGAGTCAAATCCCTCTCTCCTAAACCATAAATATAATTAGAAAGAACAGGATGCTTTGAATCTTGAACCTGATAAAGCGAGGCAGCCACTTCATTAAACAATGCTCCCATCGCCCCTGCAGGCAAACTTTTATCCATAATAGCAACAGCTTTAAAATCTTTAAGAATTTCTCCAAGTTTTACATAGGGAAAAGGACGAAACACTCGAATCGTAACAACACCTGCTTTGATTCCTAATTCTCTAACATTCTTAGCTGCCACACGTGCAGATTCAACCGTTGTCCCCAATGCAAAAATAACTACTTCAGCATCTTTGGTATCATAGGTTTCTACAATGTTATATCTTCTAGCGGTAAGATCAAAAAATTCATCAAAAACCTTCTGTATTGCTATGTCTGAATGCATAAGAGTATTGTGAAGTTGCGCTTTATGCTCAAAATGCCAGTCTTCCTCAGCTTGCGCTCCATAAGTTGCAGGCTTATCAAAATCAAGCAATGGATTTTTGCTCTGATAATCACCAATAAAATTATAAGCCACTTCATCACTCAATGGACGGACATTTTGAGCAGTATGCGAACATAAAAAACCATCTTGATTTACAATTGTAGGAATCCTTACTGCCATATCTTCGGCAATCCTGAATGCCATCAAATTAAAATCATAAGCCTCTTGGGGATTGCAAGTATTCAGATTAATCCAGCCTGCGTCACGTCCTAAATACATATCTGAATGATCTCCGTGGATATTCAAAGGAGAAGCCAAGGCACGATTAACGAGATTAAGCACAATAGGAAGTCTCATCCCTGAAGCTTGATAAAGAACTTCTATCATCAAGGCAAAACCTTGAGAACTTGTTGCTGTAGCTACCCTTCCTCCTGCAGCTGCAGCTCCTACGCACCCACTCATTGCAGCATGTTCTGACTCAACCAAAACAAACTCACCATCTATATAACCATTACTCACAAAACTTCCATAATTTTGAACAATTGGCGTTGATGGGGTAATTGGATAGGCTGCTACCACATCAATTTGCGCTTGTCTAAGAGCATGAGATGCTGCCATATTTCCATCCCATACCTCTACCTCCTGCAATTCCATAACATTTGGCATAATATTCTCCTTTTTGATCTTTTTAGTTGTATTTAGTCTCGTTTTTTCTCTTCTTTTTTTGGCCAATTTTTTAAGGCAGTTTGATTATCTTCATGATCGCTAAACATTAACAATGATTTTGGATTGGTTGGGCAAACATCTACACACACACCACAACCCTTACAATGGACATAATCCACTCCCCTAAGTTTCTCATCTCTAGCAAGTATAGCCCCATCCGGGCAATAAACCCAACAATTAAAACAATTGATACAAACTTCACTATTATGAACAGGTTTATCTACTCTCCAATGAGCAACACTGCTATTAAATGAACTCTCTTGAGTATAATCTCGCTCATTATTGTGAGATGCTAGGGCTTCTTGTCCTTGATGTTTGAATGGAAATAACACCGCTCCAATTTCAAAATCATTCCAACCTTTCATGATGAACTCCTTATTTGACTTCATTATATGCACGCTCAATGGCAAGCATATTTGCGTCAATAATTTTTTGAGGAAGTTTTTTCCCCAAAACTTTTTTGAAAGCAGCCTTAAAAAATTCAATTTCAAGCATGCCTGAAACTTTTATCAATGCGCCCAACATTGGAGCATTTGGAATAGGCTTGCCTAGAGCTTCAATCGATATCTTGATACAATCCAGCGTATAAAGCTTCTTACCTTCCAGATCGGGTTTTTTCTTCAAAAGTTCCTCTTTACCTAAATGTGTTGTAATAATATATTGAGTGCCGGGTTTTTCATTAGCACAAATATTAGTAATAAATGTAAGACCCGGATCTATAACAAGAATATAATCAGGATTCATAAATTTTTCATGATTGAGAATAGGAGAAGAGTCAATACGATTATAAGCTGTCATAGCAGCACCTCTTTTTGCAGAACCATACAAAGCAAAAGCTTGGACTTCCTTTCCTGTTCCTGCCACCACATCAGCCAAACCTTTTGCACCCGTTATAGCTCCTTGTCCGGCTCTTGAATGCCATCTGATTTCTAGCATACTTCTTCCTTTTTCTAGTTAATGTTGTTAGTTGTCCTTAGAAATATGAATCATTTATATCTTGGTATGCAACATTCAAATTCAAATGATTAATTACCCTAAACGATACAATTCTAAACTTTTTATTTGTGAATTATACTAAATTTAACACAATATGTAAAATATAAGAAAGCCCATATTTAAAACTATCATTTACCTTGAGTAAAAACGTAGCAATCAAAAGGTTTTGATGAAATTGACAGCCTCAAGTGCGTCCTCAAAAACATTTTGGCATATTCTCAATAAATCCTCATTCTTACCATACCCGCTTTTGAGGGCTATTGGATTAACACCGGCATTAATGGCAGAATAAATATCTAAAGGCGTATCCCCTACCATAAAAATATTCTGCGAAGATATGCCCGCATTGAATTGTTCTATAGCTCTTAAAATAGGTTCTTGATGTGGTTTTGGAAATTTCACATCTTCAATACCAATCACCACATCAAAATAATTCAAAATTTCAAAATGCTCTAAAATCTCTTTTGAGTATTTTGCCGTTTTAGTTGTAACCACCCCTAATTTTGCAAATTTTTTAGCTATTTGGAGAGATTGTGTAGCATTTGGTAACAATTTTGTTTTTTGCAGACAAATAAGATGATAATATTTCCGATAAGAATCAACCAAAAAAGATATATTTTGTCTATCTGCTCCAAAACTCACAAACATATCCTCTAGCGGATAACCAATGGTTTCTCTAACGCTTTGAAAATCAGGAATTTTGAGTTTATTTTGCTCACAAGCTACACAACAACTCTCATAAATAGCTTGGGCAGAATCAATAAGTGTGCCATCCAAATCAAATAAGATTATTTTTTTCTTTGCCACAATAAATTTCCCCCTGCAATTTTTCCTGAGAAAATACCCAATCTCATCTCATACCAAACTATACCCATCACAACCAAAAATGCTAAAAATTGCGAAATAGGATAAGTAATCCACACACCATCCATTCCATATTTTTTACTCAAAATAGGCAATAAAATCACTAAAAAAACTAATGTATAACAAATTGTAATGATAAACGAACTTTTAGTTCGTTGCACAGATTGAAAAAAAATTGCGCAGACAATATTAACACCCAATAAAATATACCCAAGATAATAAACACTCATTGCTTTAATTGTGTCGCTTAAAAAATAAGGATCTCTACTGAAAACATCTTCTTTTAAAAATAATTGGACAAGGTATTTATCAAATCCATAAAATATACAATAAACAAAAATTCCTATCCCGAAAGAAATACTAATCCCAAAAATAAAAATGCTTTTTACACGCTTTAAATTTCCTGCTCCATAACTAAAACTTGCAATTGGTTGGATACCTTGTGCGATTGAAAGCAAAATGGTAAAAAATATAACCCCGCTGTACATGATAATTCCGTAGATTGACACTCCTCGTTCCCCGGCTATAGCAATAATAGTTGTATTAAACATTAACATCACAATAGCCGCACTCAATTCAGAAATAGATTGGGGAATCCCACTTTTTGCTGAAGAAAGCACAGCAGCGAAACTAAAACGCCTGATAAAAAATAGCTTACCTCTTTTGAATAAAAAATGCTGCAAAAGCACCAAAAATCCTATCCCATGCCCTATTACTGTCGCCAAAGCACTCCCATAAATCCCGGTCTCAAGAACAAACAAAAATAAATAATTCAAAACAATATTCATAGCCGAACCAATAATCATCGCAATCATTGCCAAAATAGGCTGTTTATCATTGATAGCAAAAACATCACTCAATGGATGAAGCACCATAATCACACTGCCACAAAAAATAATTCGTAAATATTCAACCACTAGAGGTTTCAATACCTCAGAACTCCCAAGCAATAAGGCAATTTGTTCAACAAACAAATATAAAATCACTCCAATAATAAGCATGCTAATAACAACAAAATAAAATACCGAACTAAAAATCAAGCGTGCACGATGGACTTCATTTTTTCCCAAAAAATAAGAAGTAATTGAAGCTGCTCCCAGTCCAAAAAGTAACTCAAAAGCAATCAATACCGGAAATACAGGCCAACAAATACTGACAGCTGCCAGGGCATCTTCGCCTAATTTTTTGCCTACAAAAATCCCATCAACAGTCGAATAAGTAGAGAGGGCAATCATTGCACACAAAGAAGGAATAAAATAATAAAAAAACAATTTTTTTACAGAATCATTCCTTAGGTCTATTGAAAACATAAAATCACCTAATAATTACAAATTTTATAATTATATTCAAACATTTATCAAACCTATATTAAGTTATCATATAATCATCTAATCATTAAAATTTAAGAGGAGCAATCATGCTAAAAAAAGCTTTTATTATTACATGTATTCTTTCACAAATTCTACTGGCAAAGGATATTTCTATGATAAATAATAGAGATGTTGTTATCAAACAAAGCGCACTAAGTTTTCAAGAAACACTATCAAATCTTAAAAATGTTTTGCATCAAAAAAATATTACTATTTTTGCAATTTTTGATCACACAAAAAATGCTCACGGAGTAAATCTGGAACTCAATCCCACCACTGTTGTAGTATTTGGAACTCCTGAAGTAGGGACTAAATTGATGCAAAAAAATCAAAAAATTGCTATAGAACTCCCCGTAAAAATTCTAATTTGGCAAGATGAAAAAGGTGTATTTGTAGAATTTCTAAATTTTGAAACAATCGCAAAGAATTATGGATTTAAAGATAATGTAACCATAAAAAATGTAGAAAAATTATTATCTGATATTACAGATACTATTACAAAGAAACATTAAAATCACTCATTCATTAGATTTTAGAAACTAAAATTCAAGATTGAGAATAAACAAAAAAGCATAAAGATTAACTTTATGCTTAAAAATATTATCTTTTTGAGAATTGTGGGCTTCTTCTTGCTTTTTTCTTACCGTATTTCTTTCTTTCAACAACTCTGGAATCTCTTGTTAATAAACCTTTTGGTTTCAAAATACTTCTAAATGTTAAATCATAAGCATTTAAAGCTTTGGATATGCCATGCCTCAAAGCCTCTGCTTGAGCAGAATAACCCCCTCCCAAAGTAACAGCTACAATATCTACAGATTTTTCTTGTTTGGTGAGAAGCAAAGGTTGCATGACTTTCATTTTAATTGCTTCATGCCCCCCTAACCATTCATTCAAATTCTGTTGATTGATAGTCATTTTGCCGGTTCCGGCGTTTAGCCAAACTTTTGCTATTGCTGTTTTTCTTTTTCCTGTTGCATAAACTTTCGCCATTTAAATTCCTTTATTTGCTTTTGTAATCTGAGCTGTATGAGGGTGCTCACTGCTTTTATACACTTTAAGTTTCTTGATCATCACTCTACCCAGTTTAGTTTTAGGTAACATGCCTCTTACTGCAAGATGATAAAGTTTTTCAGGAGTTTTTTCTAACATTTCTTTGAGAGTCTTGCTTTTTGTGCTTCCAAAATAACCTGAATGTGTAAAATATTCCTTATCTTCAAGCTTCATGCCGGAAAACTTCACCAATGTAGCATTAATAATCACTACAAAATCACCACAATCTACATTGGGTGTATAGCAAGGTTTATGCTTTCCTCTTAAAATAGTAGCTACTTCTGTAATCAAACGACCAAATGTCTTATCTTTCGCATCTAAAACAACCCAATCGCGTTTTATTTCAGCTTCTTTCGCAGTCTTAGTTATATTCATTATTATTGCCTTTTGGTTTTGGACTAAATTTAAAACCCGGATTTTATAGAAAAAAAGCTTTCAATTAACTTAAATTAAGCAAAATTTTATTTAAAAGCATGTTCTTGATATTCTAAAATACGTTTATTTTCCTTGCTAATAACATATTCTTCATCATATGCCTTTTGGACTACAGATCGAATAATATCCCTTTGAGTCTCATAGCTGCTATCCTTTAGCATATCAAGCACGATAGAATAGTATTGAATATCTTGGACAATAATTTCAAATGACTTATCTCTATCTTGCATATAAAGTTTTTCATCTTTGGCATATTCAGATACGCAAATAACAACCCTATCAAATACTTTAGCAGCTAAATTTGAGGGTTTGATATTTTTATTGATAATTATTTTGGCTTGTTTGAGTTGATTTT
Protein-coding regions in this window:
- a CDS encoding MATE family efflux transporter, coding for MFSIDLRNDSVKKLFFYYFIPSLCAMIALSTYSTVDGIFVGKKLGEDALAAVSICWPVFPVLIAFELLFGLGAASITSYFLGKNEVHRARLIFSSVFYFVVISMLIIGVILYLFVEQIALLLGSSEVLKPLVVEYLRIIFCGSVIMVLHPLSDVFAINDKQPILAMIAMIIGSAMNIVLNYLFLFVLETGIYGSALATVIGHGIGFLVLLQHFLFKRGKLFFIRRFSFAAVLSSAKSGIPQSISELSAAIVMLMFNTTIIAIAGERGVSIYGIIMYSGVIFFTILLSIAQGIQPIASFSYGAGNLKRVKSIFIFGISISFGIGIFVYCIFYGFDKYLVQLFLKEDVFSRDPYFLSDTIKAMSVYYLGYILLGVNIVCAIFFQSVQRTKSSFIITICYTLVFLVILLPILSKKYGMDGVWITYPISQFLAFLVVMGIVWYEMRLGIFSGKIAGGNLLWQRKK
- a CDS encoding pyruvate flavodoxin oxidoreductase subunit gamma — its product is MLEIRWHSRAGQGAITGAKGLADVVAGTGKEVQAFALYGSAKRGAAMTAYNRIDSSPILNHEKFMNPDYILVIDPGLTFITNICANEKPGTQYIITTHLGKEELLKKKPDLEGKKLYTLDCIKISIEALGKPIPNAPMLGALIKVSGMLEIEFFKAAFKKVLGKKLPQKIIDANMLAIERAYNEVK
- the purB gene encoding adenylosuccinate lyase, whose product is MVERYGRECMKNIWSMQAKYSSWLEVEKAVVKGWNKLGLIGDEDCEKICKNAKFDVERINTIEAVTKHDLIAFTTSVAESLGEESRFVHYGITSSDCIDTALALQMRDSLKIILEDIKALTEVIKKRAFEHKDTLMVGRSHGIHGEPITFGLVLAIWYDEMNRHLEALNSTMQVISIGSISGAMGNMAHTPMELEELVCADLGLKPAPISNQIIQRDRHARLMSDLALLASSCEKIAVAIRHYQRTEVYEAEEFFSVGQKGSSAMPHKRNPVLSENITGLCRMIRSFALPAMENVALWHERDISHSSVERFILPDGFITTDFMLYRLKEVIEKLVVYPENMMKNLNLTGGLVFSQRILLELPKKGISREDSYKIVQRNAMKVWDDLACGKSVFNQKGESLYLQYLLQDNELLEALGEQAIKECFDYAYYTKNTDKIFQRVFGHQ
- the mnmA gene encoding tRNA 2-thiouridine(34) synthase MnmA produces the protein MKVALLMSGGVDSSYSAYLLKSQGYEILGIYLKLHNKEIKHEMFLRNCHRVSENLGFEFRVIDAQEEFKDVVYNEFIASYKRGETPNPCALCNPLMKFGLALDFALQSGCEKIATGHYARIKEVEGIKRIQEARDKSKDQSYFLYAISQEAINRLIFPLGDMLKEEIKPKAFEVMPWLGSLETYKESQEICFVETDYIDILKKHTQVDQEGIVKDIGGNIVGKHKGYMQYTIGKRKGFSVKGAHEPHFVVKINPKENEIIVGKKEDLATSYVEAINKSLLESFNGGEYKVKIRYRSTPSEAKILIIGDKIIAELKEPVYGVAKGQALVVYQDDRVLGGGVIV
- a CDS encoding thiamine pyrophosphate-dependent enzyme, which translates into the protein MVNEVKNLKQFSKSAEKFEGAHLLCPGCAHGMIIREVLNVVDGPLVLGNSTGCVEVSTAVYPYTSWDVPWIHIGFENGSTAVAGVEAMYRALAKKGKYNGQRPKFVAFGGDGSTYDIGFQWISGCFERGHDMTYICLDNEVYANTGGQRSSSTPIGASTSTTPAGKVSYGKKERKKDILFVMAAHGSPYVAQVAPNKWKDMNKKIKQAIETEGPTFINAMSACTTEWKFDSNQTVEVSDLAVDSLVFPLFEIINGVEVRITYRPKNIIPVRDYLGAQGRFKHLFKPENEYILEQFQKNVNDRWEYLQRREEAKV
- a CDS encoding transglutaminase-like domain-containing protein, producing the protein MKRRDFIKTGILGTGIFINANIIQANDSKSKKFSLKFSYEVNFDSAKEIKLYIPMPLTTDFQQPSNMKIWGNYDFYKTYRQNNVPIIYAQYSFKPKPKIISIQTDILLSPRASQENLENPEKFLQSSRYIRTDGIIKQLASKFQDKNEEKTIHNIYGYLKHHLHYQQAKNIEGIRNIHTKNAAIIFPGENVSATTLFVSLCRACKIPAREALGIELGNPSASIVTKAEVFFKQNGWIPYDIIASIKNPHYDGRGKWEENFVLLNYQKDIQIEKYIISSFGSAFGLVDGDNLNYYENKKFIKNISFKHLS
- a CDS encoding 2-oxoacid:ferredoxin oxidoreductase subunit alpha; this translates as MPNVMELQEVEVWDGNMAASHALRQAQIDVVAAYPITPSTPIVQNYGSFVSNGYIDGEFVLVESEHAAMSGCVGAAAAGGRVATATSSQGFALMIEVLYQASGMRLPIVLNLVNRALASPLNIHGDHSDMYLGRDAGWINLNTCNPQEAYDFNLMAFRIAEDMAVRIPTIVNQDGFLCSHTAQNVRPLSDEVAYNFIGDYQSKNPLLDFDKPATYGAQAEEDWHFEHKAQLHNTLMHSDIAIQKVFDEFFDLTARRYNIVETYDTKDAEVVIFALGTTVESARVAAKNVRELGIKAGVVTIRVFRPFPYVKLGEILKDFKAVAIMDKSLPAGAMGALFNEVAASLYQVQDSKHPVLSNYIYGLGERDLTQVDLVKIYQELDANAKAAKLTHPTQQFIGLRGPKLSFC
- a CDS encoding 4Fe-4S dicluster-binding protein, which produces MKGWNDFEIGAVLFPFKHQGQEALASHNNERDYTQESSFNSSVAHWRVDKPVHNSEVCINCFNCWVYCPDGAILARDEKLRGVDYVHCKGCGVCVDVCPTNPKSLLMFSDHEDNQTALKNWPKKEEKKRD
- a CDS encoding DUF302 domain-containing protein, with the translated sequence MLKKAFIITCILSQILLAKDISMINNRDVVIKQSALSFQETLSNLKNVLHQKNITIFAIFDHTKNAHGVNLELNPTTVVVFGTPEVGTKLMQKNQKIAIELPVKILIWQDEKGVFVEFLNFETIAKNYGFKDNVTIKNVEKLLSDITDTITKKH
- a CDS encoding HAD family hydrolase, producing MAKKKIILFDLDGTLIDSAQAIYESCCVACEQNKLKIPDFQSVRETIGYPLEDMFVSFGADRQNISFLVDSYRKYYHLICLQKTKLLPNATQSLQIAKKFAKLGVVTTKTAKYSKEILEHFEILNYFDVVIGIEDVKFPKPHQEPILRAIEQFNAGISSQNIFMVGDTPLDIYSAINAGVNPIALKSGYGKNEDLLRICQNVFEDALEAVNFIKTF